From Azospirillum sp. TSA2s, a single genomic window includes:
- a CDS encoding aldo/keto reductase: MQTVKANGAEIPALGFGVFRMSDEEVERVVPAALEAGFRHFDTAQIYRNEAALGRALQAAGSRRDELFLTTKVWVDKYSPDRFAASVDESLEKLKVDRVDLLLLHWPADQVAIADQIEMLNAVQAAGKTRFIGVSNQNIAQLRESVQRSRAPIVTNQIEVHPYLDQSKMAAAARELGVAITAYYAMADGKVPRDPELQRIGAKYGKTAAQVALRWLIQQGHIVLSKTAKPERVAENFALFDFTLDDGDMAAIAKLARPDGRIVSPAGLAPVWDR; the protein is encoded by the coding sequence ATGCAGACCGTGAAGGCGAATGGAGCCGAGATCCCCGCGCTGGGCTTCGGCGTGTTCCGCATGTCGGACGAGGAGGTCGAGCGGGTGGTCCCGGCGGCGCTGGAAGCCGGTTTCCGTCATTTCGACACCGCACAGATCTACCGCAACGAGGCGGCGCTCGGCCGCGCCCTGCAAGCCGCAGGATCCCGCCGCGACGAGCTGTTCCTGACCACCAAGGTCTGGGTCGACAAGTACAGCCCCGACCGGTTCGCCGCGTCGGTGGATGAGAGCCTGGAGAAGCTGAAGGTCGACCGGGTGGACCTGCTTCTGCTGCACTGGCCGGCCGATCAGGTCGCCATCGCCGACCAGATCGAGATGCTGAACGCGGTGCAGGCCGCCGGCAAGACCCGTTTCATCGGCGTCAGCAACCAGAACATCGCCCAGCTGCGGGAGTCGGTGCAGCGCAGCCGCGCCCCCATCGTCACCAACCAGATCGAGGTGCATCCCTATCTAGACCAGAGCAAGATGGCGGCGGCGGCCAGGGAACTGGGCGTGGCGATCACCGCCTATTACGCCATGGCCGACGGCAAGGTGCCGCGCGATCCGGAACTGCAGCGGATCGGCGCCAAGTACGGAAAGACGGCGGCGCAGGTGGCGCTGCGCTGGCTGATCCAGCAAGGCCATATCGTGCTGTCGAAAACCGCCAAGCCGGAACGGGTGGCGGAGAATTTCGCGCTGTTCGACTTCACGCTGGACGATGGCGACATGGCGGCGATTGCGAAGCTTGCGCGGCCCGATGGGCGGATCGTCAGCCCGGCGGGGTTGGCGCCGGTTTGGGATCGGTGA
- a CDS encoding ABC transporter substrate-binding protein has protein sequence MPSLSTSILGMTAIATVMAGALLAAPAQAEPKVEVLHYWTSGGESKAAGALRQDFEAAGGKWIDAPVAGGGGDAASTVLRSRVLAGDPPNAVQLKGPNIKDWAAQGKLATLDDVAKAENWDAILPPQIRDVVTYKGHYYAVPVNIHRVNWMWVNPQAMKKAGVEIPKTWDEFNAAAEKLKAAGIIPLAHGGQPWQEGALFEDVVLGLGGPDFYRKALVELDEKSLTSDTMVKVFDQMRKLRGYVDDGFPGREWNLAAGLLMNGQAAMQIMGDWEKGELTAAGKVPGKDFVCAHVPGKSGYIVNSDSFVMFSSADPDRAAGQKLLAKLILGKKFQETFNVLKGSIPARQDMARDSFDECAVKSMDDLKAAIDSNSAVPSMAHEMAVPGAVRGAFLDVVTAHFNSTMSSQDAVKRLAEAVDLAK, from the coding sequence ATGCCGTCTCTCAGCACATCGATCCTCGGCATGACCGCGATCGCGACCGTGATGGCCGGCGCCCTGCTGGCCGCACCGGCCCAGGCCGAGCCGAAGGTGGAGGTGCTGCATTACTGGACCTCCGGCGGCGAATCGAAGGCGGCGGGCGCGCTGCGCCAGGACTTCGAAGCGGCGGGCGGCAAGTGGATCGACGCGCCGGTGGCCGGCGGCGGCGGCGACGCGGCCAGCACCGTGCTGCGCTCCCGCGTGCTGGCCGGCGACCCGCCGAACGCGGTGCAGCTGAAGGGCCCGAACATCAAGGACTGGGCGGCGCAGGGCAAGCTGGCGACGCTGGACGATGTCGCCAAGGCGGAGAATTGGGACGCCATCCTGCCGCCGCAGATCCGCGACGTGGTGACCTACAAGGGCCATTATTACGCCGTTCCGGTGAACATCCACCGCGTCAACTGGATGTGGGTGAACCCGCAGGCGATGAAGAAGGCCGGCGTCGAGATCCCCAAGACCTGGGACGAGTTCAACGCCGCCGCCGAGAAGCTGAAGGCCGCCGGCATCATCCCGCTCGCCCATGGCGGCCAACCCTGGCAGGAAGGCGCGCTGTTCGAGGATGTCGTCCTCGGCCTCGGCGGTCCCGACTTCTACCGCAAGGCCCTGGTGGAGCTGGACGAGAAGTCGCTGACCAGCGACACGATGGTCAAGGTGTTCGACCAGATGCGCAAGCTGCGCGGCTATGTCGACGACGGCTTCCCCGGCCGCGAATGGAACCTCGCCGCCGGCCTGCTGATGAACGGACAGGCCGCCATGCAGATCATGGGCGACTGGGAAAAGGGCGAGCTGACCGCCGCCGGCAAGGTGCCGGGCAAGGACTTCGTCTGCGCCCATGTGCCGGGCAAGTCGGGCTACATCGTCAATTCCGACAGCTTCGTCATGTTCAGCTCGGCCGACCCCGACCGCGCCGCCGGCCAGAAGCTGCTGGCCAAGCTGATCCTGGGCAAGAAGTTCCAGGAGACCTTCAACGTGCTGAAGGGCTCGATCCCCGCCCGCCAGGACATGGCGCGCGACAGCTTCGACGAATGCGCGGTGAAGTCGATGGATGATCTGAAGGCCGCCATCGACAGCAACAGCGCCGTGCCGTCGATGGCGCATGAAATGGCGGTACCCGGCGCCGTCCGCGGTGCCTTCCTGGACGTCGTCACCGCCCACTTCAACTCCACCATGTCCTCGCAGGACGCGGTGAAGCGTCTGGCCGAGGCGGTCGATCTGGCGAAGTAA
- a CDS encoding ATP-binding protein: MALERLLPVRLRAARLRHRILLAMVALLALTHGGALVGMRLVDDRARELLTAHRLGPAMAAAVEAADRAVLDGVAAGPALVLSGLPDLSVSWQAPGTPTVPPGWVLDGVVDAPRPVFVAAQRALLPLQPAHAQTLAESLSLVAEDTAAQLRDARVYVQLAGGGWLEFASPRFWRPRSTPFEMVLAGLAAFGLALGLLLWLPGRLVRPLEALAEQATRPHDRLHPRPLPEDGPEEVASLARAFNQARNALRDLMEGRTHLLAAISHDLRTPATRLRLRAEYVDDDALRAKMMADIDEMAAMVTATLEFLGDDVLREQVEVVAFASLLQSLCDDYADTGAPVTYHEPPPLQFAAVRTIFGGGVERNDRFDQPRQLRLAGRPSSLRRAFANLIDNAIKYGERATVSVDADAAEIVVDVCDDGPGIPEAEIANVFKPFVRLEGSRNRKTGGSGLGLSIVKSIVEAHQGRIELSNRASGGLRVRVTLPRML; encoded by the coding sequence GTGGCGCTTGAGCGTCTGCTGCCGGTCCGGCTGCGCGCCGCCCGGCTGCGCCACCGCATCCTGTTGGCGATGGTCGCGCTGCTGGCGCTGACCCACGGCGGTGCGCTGGTCGGCATGCGGCTGGTGGACGACCGCGCGCGGGAGCTGCTGACCGCCCATCGGCTGGGTCCGGCGATGGCCGCGGCGGTGGAGGCGGCGGACCGCGCGGTTCTGGACGGCGTCGCCGCCGGGCCGGCGCTGGTGCTGAGCGGTCTGCCCGACCTGTCGGTTTCCTGGCAGGCCCCCGGCACCCCCACCGTTCCGCCCGGCTGGGTGCTGGACGGCGTTGTCGACGCGCCGCGCCCGGTGTTCGTCGCTGCCCAGCGCGCCCTGCTGCCGCTCCAGCCCGCCCACGCCCAGACGCTGGCCGAATCGCTGTCCCTGGTGGCGGAGGACACGGCGGCCCAGCTGCGCGACGCCCGCGTCTATGTCCAGCTTGCCGGCGGCGGCTGGCTGGAGTTCGCCAGCCCGCGCTTCTGGCGGCCGCGCAGCACGCCGTTCGAGATGGTGCTGGCCGGGCTGGCCGCCTTCGGTCTGGCGCTGGGACTGCTGCTCTGGCTGCCCGGCCGGCTGGTCCGCCCGCTGGAGGCGCTGGCGGAGCAGGCGACCCGTCCGCACGACCGCCTCCACCCCCGCCCGCTGCCGGAAGACGGGCCGGAGGAGGTCGCCTCGCTCGCCCGCGCCTTCAACCAGGCACGCAACGCGCTGCGCGACCTGATGGAGGGTCGCACCCATCTGCTGGCGGCGATCAGCCACGACCTGCGCACCCCGGCGACGCGGCTGCGGCTGCGCGCCGAGTATGTCGACGACGACGCGCTGCGCGCCAAGATGATGGCCGACATCGACGAGATGGCGGCGATGGTCACCGCGACGCTGGAGTTCCTCGGCGACGACGTGCTGCGCGAACAGGTGGAGGTCGTCGCCTTCGCCAGCCTGTTGCAGAGCCTGTGCGACGATTACGCCGACACCGGCGCCCCGGTGACCTACCACGAGCCGCCGCCGCTGCAGTTCGCCGCCGTCCGCACCATCTTCGGCGGCGGGGTGGAGCGCAACGACCGCTTCGACCAGCCGCGCCAGCTCCGCCTCGCCGGCCGCCCGTCCAGCCTGCGCCGCGCCTTCGCCAACCTGATCGACAACGCCATCAAATACGGCGAGCGCGCCACCGTTTCCGTCGACGCCGACGCCGCCGAGATCGTGGTCGATGTCTGCGACGACGGGCCGGGCATCCCGGAGGCGGAGATCGCCAACGTCTTCAAACCCTTCGTCCGGCTGGAAGGCTCCCGCAACCGCAAGACCGGCGGCAGCGGGCTCGGCCTGTCCATCGTGAAGTCGATCGTCGAGGCCCACCAGGGCCGCATCGAGCTGAGCAACCGCGCCAGCGGCGGGTTGCGGGTGCGGGTGACGCTGCCGCGGATGTTGTGA
- the groES gene encoding co-chaperone GroES, producing MKFKPLHDRVLVRRVESDTRTKGGIIIPDTAKEKPQEGEVIAVGAGARDEAGKLIALDVKPGDRVLFGKWSGTEVKIDGEDLLIMKESDILGVIEGAAEPAKKAA from the coding sequence ATGAAGTTCAAACCGCTTCACGACCGCGTTCTGGTCCGCCGCGTCGAATCCGACACCAGGACGAAGGGCGGCATCATCATCCCCGACACCGCCAAGGAAAAGCCGCAGGAGGGCGAGGTCATCGCCGTCGGTGCGGGCGCGCGGGACGAGGCCGGCAAGCTGATCGCCCTCGACGTGAAGCCCGGCGACCGCGTGCTGTTCGGCAAATGGTCCGGCACCGAGGTGAAGATCGACGGCGAGGATCTCCTGATCATGAAGGAGAGCGACATCCTCGGCGTGATCGAGGGTGCCGCCGAACCCGCCAAGAAGGCCGCGTGA
- a CDS encoding NAD(P)-dependent alcohol dehydrogenase: MVMMKAAVFVEPGRIVLDDKPVPDVGPLDALIRITTTTICGTDIHILKGEYPVNRGLTIGHEPVGIIEKLGSAVTGYQEGQRVIAGAITPSGHSNACLCGCHSQDGAGTRHGWKPLGGWRFGNSIDGAQAEYLLVPDAMTNLAPVPDGLTDEEVLMCPDIMSTGFAGAERGNIRIGDTVAVFAQGPIGLCATAGAKLKGATTIIGVDTVPARLEMARRMGADHVVDFRSVDPVEEIMRLTDGRGVDVAIEALGTQATFEAALRVLRPGGTLSSLGVYSGDLRLPLGPFAAGLGDHTIVTSLCPGGKERMRRLLGVVASGRVDLKPLVTHRFTLDQIEAAYELFGHQRDGVLKVAITPN; encoded by the coding sequence ATGGTCATGATGAAAGCGGCGGTGTTCGTCGAACCGGGCCGCATCGTGCTGGACGACAAGCCGGTCCCCGACGTCGGACCGCTCGACGCGCTGATCCGCATCACCACGACGACGATCTGCGGCACCGACATCCACATCCTGAAGGGCGAATATCCGGTCAATCGCGGCCTGACCATCGGCCATGAGCCGGTCGGCATCATCGAAAAGCTGGGCTCCGCCGTCACCGGCTACCAGGAAGGGCAGCGGGTGATCGCCGGGGCCATCACCCCCAGCGGCCACAGCAACGCCTGCCTGTGCGGCTGCCATTCCCAGGACGGCGCCGGCACCAGGCATGGCTGGAAGCCGCTGGGCGGCTGGCGCTTCGGCAACAGCATCGACGGCGCCCAGGCCGAATATCTGCTGGTGCCCGACGCGATGACCAACCTCGCCCCCGTCCCCGACGGGCTGACGGACGAGGAGGTGCTGATGTGCCCCGACATCATGTCCACCGGCTTCGCCGGGGCGGAGCGCGGCAACATCCGCATCGGCGACACGGTGGCGGTGTTCGCGCAGGGCCCCATCGGCCTCTGTGCCACCGCCGGGGCCAAGCTGAAGGGCGCCACCACCATCATCGGCGTCGACACCGTGCCGGCGCGGCTGGAGATGGCGCGGCGCATGGGGGCCGACCATGTGGTGGATTTCCGCAGTGTCGATCCGGTGGAGGAGATCATGCGCCTCACCGACGGCCGCGGCGTCGATGTCGCCATCGAGGCGCTGGGCACCCAGGCGACGTTCGAGGCGGCCTTGCGCGTCCTGCGGCCCGGCGGCACGCTGTCCAGCCTCGGCGTCTATTCCGGCGACCTGCGCCTGCCGCTGGGGCCGTTCGCGGCAGGGCTGGGCGACCACACCATCGTCACTTCGCTCTGCCCCGGCGGCAAGGAGCGGATGCGCCGGCTGCTTGGCGTCGTCGCCTCCGGCCGCGTCGACCTGAAGCCGCTGGTCACCCACCGCTTCACGTTGGACCAGATAGAGGCGGCCTATGAGTTGTTCGGCCACCAGCGCGACGGCGTGCTGAAGGTGGCGATCACGCCGAACTGA
- a CDS encoding type II toxin-antitoxin system HicB family antitoxin: MKLDYPFTIRPLSEEDGGGYLIEFPDLPGCMSDGDSIEETVANGADAMHGWIEAMRAAGREIPPPSVADDAAFSGKWQQRVPKSLHRRLTERAGREGVSLNTLVVSLLSEGLGRRDGAGPDAKAPSI, encoded by the coding sequence ATGAAACTCGATTATCCTTTCACCATCCGCCCCCTCAGCGAAGAGGATGGCGGCGGATACCTGATCGAGTTTCCGGATCTTCCCGGCTGCATGTCCGACGGCGACTCCATCGAAGAGACGGTTGCCAATGGTGCCGACGCCATGCACGGCTGGATCGAGGCGATGCGCGCCGCCGGGCGGGAGATCCCGCCGCCGTCGGTCGCCGATGACGCGGCATTCAGCGGCAAGTGGCAGCAGAGGGTGCCGAAATCGCTGCATCGGCGGCTCACCGAACGCGCCGGACGGGAGGGCGTCAGCCTGAACACCCTGGTCGTCTCGCTCCTCTCCGAAGGGTTGGGGCGCCGTGACGGCGCGGGTCCCGACGCCAAAGCTCCCTCCATTTAA
- a CDS encoding response regulator, protein MERARHLLVVDDDPEIRDMLHDFLVKSGFRVSTAGDGREMARVLAQWPVDLIVLDVMLPGEDGTSLCRSLRAKSETPVIMLTAMGSEVDRIVGLEVGADDYLVKPFSARELLARIRAILRRCGGPEPVRERPRVLGFAGWSLDQGRRELRTPDRVVVHLSQGEYALLGTLLERAPQVVERTELLEKHRGDTSIPFDRSIDIQISRLRRKLEEGPGGSALIKTVRGIGYQFTATVVDQGESVSSGTSSGIGRGA, encoded by the coding sequence ATGGAGCGCGCGCGCCATCTCCTGGTCGTGGACGACGATCCCGAGATCCGGGACATGCTGCATGATTTCCTGGTGAAGAGCGGCTTCCGCGTCTCCACCGCCGGCGACGGGCGCGAGATGGCGCGGGTTCTGGCGCAATGGCCGGTCGACCTCATCGTGCTGGACGTGATGCTGCCGGGGGAGGACGGGACCAGCCTGTGCCGTTCCTTGCGCGCCAAGTCGGAAACCCCGGTCATCATGCTGACCGCCATGGGCAGCGAGGTCGACCGCATCGTCGGGCTGGAGGTCGGCGCCGACGATTATCTGGTGAAGCCCTTCAGCGCCCGCGAACTTCTGGCCCGCATCCGCGCCATCCTGCGCCGCTGCGGCGGGCCGGAGCCGGTGCGCGAACGGCCGCGCGTGCTGGGCTTCGCCGGCTGGTCGCTCGACCAGGGGCGGCGGGAACTGCGCACGCCCGACCGGGTGGTGGTGCATCTCAGCCAGGGCGAATATGCCCTGCTCGGCACGCTGCTGGAACGCGCGCCGCAGGTGGTGGAGCGCACCGAACTGCTGGAGAAGCACCGCGGCGACACCTCGATTCCCTTCGACCGCAGCATCGACATCCAGATCAGCCGCCTGCGCCGCAAGCTGGAGGAGGGGCCGGGCGGCTCGGCGCTGATCAAGACGGTGCGCGGCATCGGCTATCAGTTCACCGCAACGGTGGTGGACCAGGGCGAATCCGTCTCTTCCGGGACCAGCTCCGGGATCGGCCGTGGCGCTTGA
- the groL gene encoding chaperonin GroEL (60 kDa chaperone family; promotes refolding of misfolded polypeptides especially under stressful conditions; forms two stacked rings of heptamers to form a barrel-shaped 14mer; ends can be capped by GroES; misfolded proteins enter the barrel where they are refolded when GroES binds): MAAKDVKFGSTARDKMLRGVDILADAVKVTLGPKGRNVVIEKSFGAPRITKDGVSVAKEIELADKFENMGAQMLREVASKTADLAGDGTTTATVLAQAIVREGAKSVAAGINPMDLKRGIDMAVDAVVTELKARSKKVTTNEEIAQVGTISANGDREIGDMLARAMEKVGNEGVITVEEAKSLETELDVVEGMQFDRGYTSPYFVTNADKMQVELDDPYILIHDKKLSGIQAIIPVLEKVVQSGKPLLIIAEEVEGEALATLVVNRLRGGLKVAAVKAPGFGDRRKAMLEDIAILTGGQVISEEVGIKLDGVTIDMLGRAGKVVITKDNTTIVNGVGSKDDIKARCGQIRQQIEETTSDYDREKLQERLAKLAGGVAVIRVGGATEVEVKERKDRVDDAMHATRAAVEEGILPGGGVALARAVAVLESVKPANDDQRVGVEIVRRALTAPVRQIATNAGVDGSIIVGKLTDSKDYGVGYDAAKGEWCDLVKAGIIDPAKVVRTALQDAASVAGLLITTEAMVAQLPEKKPAMPAPGADMDF, from the coding sequence ATGGCTGCGAAGGACGTGAAGTTCGGCTCCACCGCCCGCGACAAGATGCTGCGCGGCGTGGACATTCTGGCCGACGCCGTGAAGGTCACGCTGGGCCCGAAGGGCCGCAACGTGGTGATCGAGAAGTCGTTCGGCGCCCCGCGCATCACCAAGGACGGCGTGTCGGTCGCCAAGGAAATCGAGCTGGCCGACAAGTTCGAGAATATGGGCGCGCAGATGCTGCGCGAGGTTGCGTCGAAGACCGCCGATCTGGCCGGCGACGGCACCACCACCGCCACCGTGCTGGCCCAGGCCATCGTGCGCGAGGGCGCCAAGTCGGTCGCCGCCGGGATCAACCCGATGGACCTGAAGCGCGGCATCGACATGGCGGTCGACGCCGTGGTGACCGAATTGAAGGCCCGCTCCAAGAAGGTGACCACCAACGAGGAGATCGCCCAGGTCGGCACCATCTCGGCCAACGGCGACCGCGAGATCGGCGACATGCTGGCCCGCGCGATGGAGAAGGTCGGCAACGAGGGCGTCATCACGGTCGAGGAGGCCAAGAGCCTGGAGACCGAGCTGGACGTGGTCGAGGGCATGCAGTTCGACCGCGGCTACACCTCGCCCTACTTCGTCACCAACGCCGACAAGATGCAGGTGGAGCTGGATGACCCGTACATCCTGATCCACGACAAGAAGCTGTCCGGCATCCAGGCCATCATCCCGGTGCTGGAGAAGGTCGTGCAGTCGGGCAAGCCGCTGCTGATCATCGCCGAGGAGGTCGAGGGCGAGGCCTTGGCGACCCTGGTGGTCAACCGCCTGCGCGGCGGCCTGAAGGTTGCGGCGGTGAAGGCCCCCGGCTTCGGCGACCGCCGCAAGGCCATGCTGGAGGACATCGCCATCCTCACCGGCGGTCAGGTGATCAGCGAGGAGGTTGGCATCAAGCTGGACGGCGTCACCATCGACATGCTGGGCCGCGCCGGCAAGGTGGTCATCACCAAGGACAACACCACCATCGTCAACGGCGTCGGGTCGAAGGACGACATCAAGGCCCGCTGCGGCCAGATCCGCCAGCAGATCGAGGAGACGACCTCCGACTACGACCGCGAGAAGCTGCAGGAGCGGCTGGCCAAGCTGGCCGGCGGCGTCGCGGTGATCCGCGTCGGCGGCGCCACCGAGGTGGAGGTGAAGGAGCGCAAGGATCGCGTCGACGATGCCATGCACGCCACCCGCGCGGCGGTGGAGGAAGGCATCCTGCCGGGCGGCGGCGTGGCGCTGGCCCGTGCGGTCGCGGTGCTGGAGAGCGTCAAGCCGGCCAACGACGACCAGCGCGTCGGCGTGGAGATCGTGCGCCGGGCGCTGACCGCCCCGGTGCGCCAGATCGCCACAAACGCCGGCGTCGACGGCTCGATCATCGTCGGCAAGCTGACCGACAGCAAGGACTATGGCGTCGGCTATGACGCGGCCAAGGGCGAGTGGTGCGATCTGGTGAAGGCCGGCATCATCGACCCGGCCAAGGTGGTGCGCACCGCGCTGCAGGATGCGGCCTCCGTCGCCGGCCTGCTGATCACCACCGAGGCGATGGTCGCCCAACTGCCGGAGAAGAAGCCCGCCATGCCCGCCCCCGGCGCCGACATGGACTTCTGA
- a CDS encoding xanthine dehydrogenase family protein molybdopterin-binding subunit: MSMQSESANTRPGRWQPAVTQDPMLHKHGALGQPVSRIDGPLKVQGKAQFAAEFPYEGLCYAALAFSTIARGRITALDTAAAEAAPGVVVVMTHRNAPRMKAPSLMMSSPTAAGSSDLPVMQDDEIHWNGQPIAVVLAETQEQADHAASLVTADYAPLPAVTSFDEAKKTPRQLDNILGQPPVVEIGDAEAALKGAAVQVDQIYRTPRHNHNAIELHAATVAWSGDELRVHDASQLLDLTAGQLADIFGLEPDKVRVSSPFVGGGFGGKCLWDHQILACAAARLAGRPVRIMLSREGVFRIVGGRTLTEQRVALGASADGRLDALIHTGIVAMTTHNSCPEQFTFPARHLYAAKSIRLAQEVADMDMLANTFMRAPGESVGTFALECAIDELAEKLGLDPIELRRRIEPDKDPTSGKPFSSRHLIDAYDKGAERFGWDRRSPTPRGRRDGEWLIGMGCATATYPYHRFPGGAARIRLTAGGQVTVSTAVHDMGMGTATAQVQHIAARLGVPLEKVSFKYGDTTLPRGVIAGGSTQTASIGGAVIAATEVFVEELLKLAGNDSPLAGLSLAEVETRDGGIGHRDDAARFESYESILRRAARDELVCEAAAPPPAEMEAFSMHSYGAQFCEVRVSEITGEVRVSRFLGSFDAGRILNAKTATSQFKGGIIMGIGLALTEETNFDPRSGRVVNASLAEYHVPVQMDVPNIEILYTDIPDPQAPMGARGIGEIGIAGVGAAVANAVYNATGKRIRDLPITLDKLM, translated from the coding sequence ATGAGCATGCAATCCGAGTCTGCAAACACCCGGCCCGGCCGCTGGCAGCCGGCGGTCACGCAGGATCCGATGCTGCACAAGCATGGGGCACTGGGGCAGCCGGTCTCGCGCATCGACGGGCCGCTGAAGGTTCAGGGCAAGGCTCAATTCGCCGCGGAGTTTCCTTATGAGGGCCTGTGCTACGCCGCACTCGCCTTCAGCACCATCGCGCGCGGGCGGATCACGGCGCTCGATACCGCGGCGGCCGAAGCGGCGCCCGGCGTCGTGGTGGTCATGACCCACCGCAACGCGCCGCGGATGAAGGCGCCGTCCCTGATGATGTCGTCGCCGACCGCCGCCGGGTCCAGCGACCTGCCGGTCATGCAGGATGACGAGATCCACTGGAACGGCCAGCCGATCGCCGTCGTCCTGGCCGAGACCCAGGAGCAGGCCGACCATGCCGCCTCGCTGGTGACGGCCGACTATGCGCCGCTGCCGGCCGTGACCTCCTTCGACGAGGCGAAGAAGACGCCGCGCCAGCTGGACAACATCCTGGGCCAGCCACCGGTGGTCGAGATCGGCGATGCCGAGGCCGCCCTGAAAGGCGCTGCGGTGCAGGTCGACCAGATCTACCGGACGCCGCGGCACAACCACAATGCCATCGAGCTGCACGCCGCGACCGTGGCCTGGAGCGGCGACGAGCTGAGGGTGCATGACGCCAGCCAGCTTCTCGACCTGACGGCGGGGCAGTTGGCCGACATCTTCGGCCTGGAGCCCGACAAGGTCCGCGTCTCCTCCCCCTTCGTCGGCGGCGGTTTCGGCGGCAAATGCCTGTGGGACCACCAGATCCTCGCCTGCGCCGCCGCCAGGCTCGCCGGCCGGCCGGTGCGCATCATGCTGTCGCGCGAGGGGGTGTTCCGCATCGTCGGCGGCCGGACGCTGACGGAGCAGCGGGTGGCGCTCGGCGCCAGCGCCGACGGCCGACTTGACGCACTGATCCACACCGGCATCGTGGCGATGACCACCCACAACTCCTGCCCCGAACAATTCACTTTCCCGGCCCGCCACCTCTATGCCGCCAAGTCCATCCGGCTGGCCCAGGAGGTCGCCGACATGGACATGCTGGCGAACACCTTCATGCGGGCGCCCGGCGAGTCCGTCGGCACCTTCGCGCTGGAATGCGCGATTGATGAGCTTGCGGAAAAGCTCGGGCTCGATCCGATCGAGCTGCGCCGCCGCATCGAGCCGGACAAGGATCCGACCAGCGGCAAGCCCTTCTCCTCCCGCCACCTGATCGACGCCTATGACAAGGGCGCGGAACGGTTCGGCTGGGACCGCCGCAGCCCGACGCCGCGCGGGCGGCGGGATGGCGAATGGCTGATCGGCATGGGCTGCGCGACGGCAACCTATCCCTACCACCGCTTCCCCGGCGGTGCGGCGCGGATCAGGCTGACGGCCGGAGGGCAGGTCACCGTCTCGACCGCGGTGCACGACATGGGCATGGGCACGGCGACGGCGCAGGTCCAGCACATTGCCGCCCGGCTCGGCGTACCGCTCGAAAAGGTCAGTTTCAAGTATGGCGACACGACCCTGCCGCGCGGGGTGATCGCCGGCGGCTCGACCCAGACCGCTTCGATCGGCGGCGCCGTCATCGCCGCGACGGAGGTCTTTGTCGAGGAATTGCTGAAGCTCGCCGGCAACGACTCGCCGCTGGCCGGCCTGTCGCTTGCCGAGGTCGAGACGCGGGACGGCGGCATCGGCCACCGCGACGATGCCGCGCGCTTCGAAAGCTACGAGTCGATCCTGCGCCGGGCGGCACGCGACGAGTTGGTCTGCGAGGCCGCCGCCCCGCCGCCGGCGGAGATGGAAGCCTTCTCGATGCACTCCTACGGCGCGCAGTTCTGCGAGGTCCGGGTGAGCGAGATCACCGGAGAGGTCCGTGTCTCACGCTTCCTCGGCTCCTTCGACGCCGGCCGCATCCTCAACGCCAAGACGGCGACCAGCCAGTTCAAGGGCGGCATCATCATGGGGATCGGGCTGGCGCTGACCGAGGAGACCAACTTCGACCCGCGCAGCGGCCGCGTCGTCAACGCCTCGCTCGCCGAGTATCACGTGCCGGTGCAGATGGACGTTCCCAACATCGAGATCCTCTATACCGACATCCCCGACCCGCAGGCGCCGATGGGTGCCCGCGGCATCGGCGAGATCGGCATCGCGGGCGTCGGCGCAGCGGTCGCCAACGCCGTCTACAACGCCACCGGCAAACGCATCCGCGACCTGCCGATCACGCTCGACAAGCTGATGTGA